The following coding sequences lie in one Peribacillus frigoritolerans genomic window:
- a CDS encoding PAS domain S-box protein, whose product MNIGYENETGYKQEIIKLNKQIEGFLNIFNSISEPYIRVDEEQRITFANDASCALLESSKDQLESMKITDFLDVIPLNNQEVSSSLKTSNASQRQIIQLHTGALKQIEFIRIGDLSEGQQFYRLGDVTLDVSSSRETRMSRQMFLDIFDTAIESIVLFDSSGIIMEVNHAFIHVMGIPKKEIVGKNMRDLISPDYRGYWDESIQRACYESNFKGEVEIKVGDELHHFTFSISSTVGNELYMSVLRRITESNIIEKKLETSERIFAELFDQSMDAIIFWNDDGIIFRVNHSACKIFESSREDLIGSYIWKYVYSNTNHFGQMMETFERDTQVRGELIYKMPNNQIKLLELTAKKHEGDGYNVTIFRNVSERWLIEKELRDSEKKFRKIFEGTLDGLILWNHEGFTDINEAGQKILEISKRKLLSLSVKGFIKKIPENAPVLNAHIENVYKHEVYSSIIPITFEDGRVKHIEFLTRKNLYSNLNLSIFRDVSKNLEMQEQIRKSDTLNVVGELAAGIAHEIRNPMTALKGFIQLLEDGVKGEFSTYFHVITSEIKRIESIITEFLVLAKPQALKIFKQDVHTILRETLELLAAQALLENIQFETDFEEDEFKVLCEANQLKQVFINIIKNALEVMPDGGSVQIKTSRFSEKYGCISITDKGMGISTEMLKKLGEPFYTTKDRGTGLGLMVSYKIIEEHNGYIEVESEVGKGTSFHIYLPFE is encoded by the coding sequence ATGAATATCGGTTATGAGAATGAGACGGGATATAAACAGGAAATTATAAAATTGAATAAACAAATAGAAGGGTTTTTGAATATTTTCAATTCAATATCAGAGCCTTATATTAGGGTTGATGAGGAACAGCGTATCACTTTTGCCAATGATGCCTCATGTGCCCTGCTGGAATCATCGAAAGATCAGCTGGAGTCCATGAAGATAACAGATTTTCTCGATGTCATCCCTTTAAATAATCAGGAAGTGTCAAGTTCCCTAAAAACCTCGAATGCATCTCAAAGGCAAATTATCCAGCTTCATACCGGAGCCCTTAAGCAAATAGAGTTTATACGTATAGGCGATCTTTCCGAAGGACAGCAGTTCTATCGTTTGGGGGATGTGACATTGGATGTTTCTTCGTCAAGAGAAACAAGGATGTCAAGGCAGATGTTTTTGGACATTTTTGATACAGCCATAGAAAGTATCGTTCTATTCGACAGTTCAGGAATAATCATGGAAGTGAACCATGCCTTTATCCATGTCATGGGCATCCCGAAAAAAGAGATTGTCGGTAAGAATATGAGGGACCTCATATCCCCTGATTATCGGGGATATTGGGATGAGAGCATACAAAGAGCCTGTTATGAGTCGAACTTCAAAGGAGAGGTAGAGATTAAGGTTGGGGATGAACTGCATCACTTTACTTTTTCCATAAGTTCAACGGTAGGAAATGAATTATACATGTCAGTGCTTCGAAGAATTACAGAATCAAATATAATAGAAAAAAAGTTAGAGACGAGCGAACGGATTTTTGCGGAATTATTCGACCAGTCCATGGATGCGATCATATTCTGGAATGATGATGGAATCATTTTTCGGGTCAATCATTCAGCATGTAAAATATTCGAATCCAGCAGAGAGGATTTGATAGGCAGTTATATCTGGAAATACGTGTACAGCAATACTAACCATTTTGGTCAGATGATGGAAACATTTGAAAGAGACACCCAAGTTCGGGGCGAGCTGATTTATAAAATGCCTAATAACCAAATTAAATTGCTTGAATTGACTGCCAAAAAACATGAAGGTGACGGGTATAACGTAACGATATTTCGAAATGTCAGTGAGCGCTGGCTGATTGAGAAGGAATTAAGGGATAGTGAGAAGAAGTTCAGGAAGATTTTTGAGGGAACATTAGACGGCTTGATTCTCTGGAATCATGAAGGGTTCACGGATATTAATGAAGCGGGTCAAAAAATATTGGAGATTTCAAAGCGTAAACTGCTTTCTTTATCTGTTAAGGGATTCATCAAAAAAATTCCTGAAAATGCTCCTGTCTTGAACGCTCACATTGAAAATGTTTATAAGCATGAGGTCTACTCATCCATCATTCCAATAACATTCGAAGATGGAAGAGTGAAGCATATTGAATTTTTGACAAGGAAAAATTTATATTCGAACCTGAATTTAAGCATTTTCCGAGATGTGAGTAAAAATCTCGAAATGCAGGAACAGATCAGGAAATCGGATACTTTGAATGTCGTTGGTGAACTGGCGGCCGGAATTGCTCACGAAATCAGGAATCCAATGACAGCCTTAAAAGGTTTTATCCAGTTGCTTGAGGATGGTGTCAAGGGGGAGTTTTCCACATATTTTCATGTGATTACATCCGAAATTAAGCGAATCGAATCTATTATCACCGAATTTTTGGTACTGGCAAAGCCGCAGGCGCTAAAAATTTTCAAACAGGATGTTCATACAATATTGAGAGAGACACTAGAATTACTGGCCGCTCAGGCACTATTGGAAAATATTCAATTCGAGACAGATTTTGAAGAAGATGAATTTAAGGTTTTATGTGAAGCGAACCAGTTAAAGCAAGTGTTCATTAACATCATCAAAAATGCATTGGAAGTCATGCCGGATGGCGGATCTGTTCAAATTAAAACAAGCCGGTTTTCAGAGAAATACGGTTGTATCTCAATTACCGATAAAGGCATGGGGATCTCAACGGAAATGCTAAAAAAATTGGGTGAACCTTTTTATACGACGAAGGATAGGGGAACCGGACTCGGGCTCATGGTCAGCTATAAAATCATTGAAGAGCACAATGGCTATATAGAAGTCGAAAGCGAGGTGGGAAAAGGGACGAGCTTTCATATTTATTTGCCTTTCGAGTAG
- a CDS encoding phosphotransferase family protein, with the protein MVDDTIPVRPGEELNIGALEGFLRKNILDLPNEPLELQQFSTGYSNLTYQLKMGEWEAVLRRPPLGPVAPKAHDMKREHHILSSINPYFQAAPEPILFSDDESIAGAPFFLMERKHGIVIDTEFPKEIEPTVEKCRQLSHVMVNRLADLHSIPYEKTGLVEISKPEGFIERQVRGWISRYERAKTDEIKEIRPLTDYFQHNIPKHSQTSIIHYDYKINNAMFNQDLTEMVGLFDWEMSTVGDPLADLGVALSYWTESGDPELIKIGVGKASVTTLTGFPTRREFIEMYAARSGRDVSNVDFYLTFGYFKLAVILQQIYYRYKKGQTNDPRFSNLGKTVKSLLTHAANVAAKEV; encoded by the coding sequence ATGGTTGACGATACGATTCCCGTTCGGCCCGGCGAGGAACTGAATATTGGTGCATTAGAAGGTTTCCTAAGAAAAAATATATTGGACCTTCCAAATGAACCGTTAGAATTGCAACAATTTTCAACGGGCTATTCCAATTTGACCTATCAGCTGAAAATGGGTGAGTGGGAGGCTGTTCTCAGAAGGCCTCCGCTTGGTCCTGTTGCTCCAAAGGCACATGATATGAAGCGTGAACATCATATCCTTTCCTCAATCAACCCATATTTTCAAGCGGCTCCCGAGCCTATTCTGTTCTCGGATGACGAATCGATTGCCGGGGCCCCTTTTTTCCTAATGGAAAGGAAACATGGAATTGTAATAGATACCGAATTTCCCAAGGAAATCGAGCCAACTGTCGAAAAGTGCCGACAGCTTTCTCATGTCATGGTCAATCGGCTTGCTGATCTGCACTCGATTCCCTATGAGAAAACTGGGTTGGTGGAAATCTCCAAACCTGAAGGGTTCATAGAAAGACAGGTGCGCGGATGGATTTCCCGCTATGAGAGAGCAAAAACTGATGAAATCAAGGAAATACGACCGCTTACCGATTATTTTCAACATAATATCCCGAAACATAGCCAGACTTCTATTATCCATTATGACTATAAGATCAATAATGCCATGTTTAACCAGGACCTTACAGAGATGGTTGGTTTATTTGATTGGGAAATGTCCACCGTTGGTGATCCGTTAGCCGATCTAGGAGTGGCTTTAAGCTACTGGACGGAAAGCGGTGATCCGGAACTTATCAAAATCGGTGTGGGTAAAGCGTCCGTCACGACTTTAACTGGTTTTCCGACACGAAGGGAATTTATCGAGATGTATGCAGCTAGAAGCGGCAGGGATGTTTCCAACGTCGATTTTTATTTAACATTCGGTTACTTTAAGTTGGCTGTCATTCTTCAGCAAATCTATTATCGATATAAAAAAGGCCAGACTAATGATCCCCGTTTTTCCAATCTCGGAAAAACGGTTAAAAGCTTACTCACTCATGCAGCAAATGTAGCTGCGAAGGAAGTTTAA
- a CDS encoding DUF3905 domain-containing protein, producing MKKKLDSPIIDDTQPHQINAPSFKGTGIKPQAPFVNDYGVVIGDSKYASENSPLENWNEDTDPEIMAGDEWIHPTNDIGWNSTENRELLEAKRAPQPPFMHPDKDVSTDTD from the coding sequence ATGAAAAAAAAATTGGATTCACCAATTATCGACGATACACAACCACACCAAATTAACGCACCAAGCTTTAAAGGAACCGGCATAAAACCACAGGCTCCATTCGTTAATGATTATGGTGTCGTCATCGGCGACAGTAAATATGCATCCGAAAACTCACCACTTGAAAATTGGAATGAAGATACAGATCCGGAAATCATGGCTGGAGACGAATGGATACACCCCACCAATGATATAGGCTGGAATTCAACTGAAAACCGTGAATTGTTAGAGGCTAAAAGAGCACCGCAGCCGCCTTTCATGCATCCCGATAAAGATGTCAGCACCGATACGGATTGA
- a CDS encoding enoyl-CoA hydratase/isomerase family protein → MLKEHLVTEVIDNVMILTLNRPESLNAFSPDMIASLTKAIKDVKHTPHIRAVIIKGAGRSFTAGGDVKSMGKASAGQLYDHVGRMNECIMALDASEVPVIAAVHGFAAGAGFNLALACDLIVASDDSQFAMSFSQVGLISDGGGSYFLPKLVGPHLAKQLFFSAEPISAERLYQLGVINYIYPLNQLEEESLKLAEKLANGPTKAYGMMKKLVSHSFTATLDEILEQERITQTLMASTEDHLEGVAAFKEKRKPEFTGN, encoded by the coding sequence ATGTTAAAAGAACACTTAGTGACTGAAGTAATCGATAATGTAATGATCCTGACTTTGAATCGTCCTGAAAGCTTGAATGCGTTTAGTCCGGATATGATTGCAAGCTTAACGAAAGCGATTAAGGATGTAAAACATACACCACATATAAGGGCCGTCATCATCAAAGGGGCGGGAAGGTCGTTCACTGCAGGAGGAGACGTAAAGTCGATGGGGAAGGCCTCTGCAGGTCAATTGTATGATCATGTCGGCAGAATGAACGAATGCATAATGGCTCTGGATGCTTCTGAGGTTCCCGTAATCGCTGCCGTCCATGGATTTGCGGCAGGGGCAGGATTCAATTTGGCACTCGCTTGTGATTTGATCGTTGCTTCCGATGATAGTCAATTTGCCATGAGTTTTTCACAGGTAGGCCTGATTTCTGATGGAGGGGGTTCTTATTTTTTACCTAAATTAGTAGGGCCCCACCTTGCAAAGCAGCTCTTCTTTTCTGCCGAACCGATTTCTGCGGAGCGCTTATACCAGTTAGGTGTCATTAATTATATTTACCCACTCAATCAACTTGAAGAAGAATCATTGAAACTTGCGGAAAAGCTGGCAAATGGACCGACAAAAGCTTATGGAATGATGAAAAAGCTCGTTAGTCATTCATTTACTGCTACACTTGATGAAATACTCGAACAGGAGCGCATCACGCAAACCTTGATGGCTTCAACAGAAGATCATCTGGAGGGAGTTGCAGCATTCAAAGAAAAGAGAAAACCGGAATTTACTGGGAATTAA
- a CDS encoding aspartyl-phosphate phosphatase Spo0E family protein codes for MNSRCAMEICSEIRMKRWEMMELAKMYGLGHEYTLRQSEQLDKLINEYLILQHHSSEVRNKREEMVVIVQQPFNDDITF; via the coding sequence ATGAATTCTAGGTGTGCAATGGAAATTTGTTCTGAGATTCGGATGAAGCGTTGGGAAATGATGGAGTTGGCCAAAATGTATGGACTAGGTCATGAGTATACCCTTCGCCAAAGTGAGCAGCTTGATAAACTAATAAATGAGTATTTGATCCTTCAACATCATTCATCGGAAGTGAGAAATAAGCGGGAAGAAATGGTTGTTATAGTGCAGCAGCCCTTTAATGATGACATAACCTTTTAG
- a CDS encoding acyltransferase family protein, with protein sequence MKQRDFFFDNAKFILMAFVVFGHLLNTYIHDSETIYALYKTIYSFHMPAFILVSGFFAKGFYQKGYLGKITKKLILPYIIFQLIYTVYYYFLYERSAITVDLLDPQWSLWFLISLFCWNIMLLGFSKLKPSVGIGLSILIALLIGYIDNISNYLSLSRTFVFFPMFLIGYHLSKDHLKKLFTPKVRLASLSVMLVIFIGFYLNTDINYKWLLGSKPYAELEDATIVSMFKRLGFYGLSIISVFSFLSFIPRGQYFFTNWGKQTLYVYLLHGFFIRFFRESTIQEYFSNTESFIMLAGLSFLITVLLSSEMIATMAQPIIELKTTKTKRFMTKTKEYIKQAF encoded by the coding sequence ATGAAACAACGTGATTTTTTCTTCGATAACGCGAAGTTCATTCTCATGGCTTTTGTCGTCTTTGGACATTTGCTGAATACGTATATACATGACAGTGAAACGATTTATGCATTATATAAAACCATTTATTCCTTTCACATGCCTGCCTTTATCCTGGTTTCAGGCTTCTTTGCGAAAGGTTTTTATCAAAAAGGGTATCTAGGTAAAATTACTAAAAAACTGATTTTACCCTACATCATTTTCCAATTGATATATACCGTATACTATTATTTCTTATATGAACGCTCTGCCATCACTGTAGACCTGCTTGATCCCCAATGGTCGCTATGGTTCTTGATCAGTTTATTCTGCTGGAACATCATGCTGCTTGGTTTTTCAAAGCTAAAGCCATCAGTAGGCATAGGTTTATCTATTTTAATCGCATTATTGATTGGATATATTGACAATATTTCCAATTACCTTAGTCTCTCCAGGACATTCGTTTTTTTCCCGATGTTCTTGATCGGATACCATTTAAGCAAGGACCATTTAAAAAAACTATTCACTCCCAAAGTTCGTTTGGCTTCACTTAGTGTCATGTTAGTGATTTTTATCGGTTTTTATTTAAATACCGATATCAATTATAAATGGCTGCTCGGTTCGAAACCATATGCCGAACTCGAAGATGCGACAATCGTGTCCATGTTCAAACGCCTAGGATTTTATGGATTGAGCATCATTTCAGTGTTCAGCTTTCTTTCATTCATCCCACGCGGACAATATTTCTTTACGAATTGGGGTAAACAAACCCTTTATGTCTATCTGCTGCATGGTTTCTTCATTCGGTTCTTCCGTGAAAGCACCATACAGGAATACTTCAGCAATACAGAGAGCTTCATCATGCTCGCCGGCCTCTCTTTCTTGATTACGGTGTTATTATCAAGTGAAATGATCGCTACGATGGCACAGCCGATCATCGAATTGAAGACGACCAAAACAAAACGTTTCATGACTAAAACAAAAGAATATATTAAACAAGCTTTTTAA
- a CDS encoding 2-phosphosulfolactate phosphatase, whose protein sequence is MEYIQNIHLLLKKEEIDGKKLQEGEKVAVVLDVLLATTTIISALHEGARQVIPVMDPVDALVKSQELDHGDVVVAGELKAKPVDDLMYPSPTLLSKLVRDKTLILSTTNGTVALRNSAAAQKVYIASLLNNPSVAEKIKKHHKTETIIIVCSGNSGEFSLEDFYGAGHLIDCLIAGSQGSFILNDAAKAANALYRTNSENAFDILKSSYVGQLFDKHSLIADLELAAQKGSLDLVPELVDGRIEAELKRQES, encoded by the coding sequence ATGGAATATATACAAAACATTCATTTGCTGCTAAAAAAAGAAGAGATAGATGGGAAAAAGCTTCAAGAAGGGGAGAAAGTCGCGGTCGTACTTGATGTGTTATTAGCAACCACTACGATTATTTCAGCACTTCATGAGGGAGCACGCCAGGTGATACCTGTCATGGATCCAGTGGATGCCTTGGTGAAAAGCCAGGAATTGGACCATGGGGATGTTGTAGTGGCAGGGGAACTAAAAGCTAAGCCGGTTGATGATTTAATGTACCCGAGTCCGACGCTATTGAGTAAGTTGGTACGCGACAAAACATTAATACTGTCCACGACTAATGGAACGGTTGCGTTGAGAAATTCAGCCGCTGCCCAAAAGGTTTATATCGCTTCTTTGTTGAATAATCCGTCGGTTGCGGAAAAAATAAAAAAACATCATAAAACAGAAACGATCATCATCGTTTGCTCGGGAAACTCAGGTGAATTCAGTCTGGAAGATTTTTACGGTGCAGGCCATTTGATAGATTGCCTGATTGCTGGATCGCAAGGCTCGTTCATCCTCAATGATGCAGCAAAGGCTGCCAATGCACTTTATCGCACGAATAGCGAAAATGCCTTTGATATCCTGAAATCATCGTATGTCGGACAGCTTTTTGACAAACATAGTTTGATCGCCGATTTGGAATTGGCGGCGCAAAAAGGTTCGTTGGATCTTGTGCCGGAGTTGGTGGATGGAAGGATCGAGGCTGAATTGAAAAGGCAGGAATCGTAG
- a CDS encoding SDR family NAD(P)-dependent oxidoreductase — MRFSQSIAVVTGAGSGIGKATAMRLSDEGAKVLLVGRTKGKLEEAAAEINARHTIPVADIFPADVTVEEDVKELAMYVKEQYRDLHILINNAGGSKSSKLLDTSAADWDMIQHVNLKSVFLVSKYLGKVMEEGAGTGNEGSANRAIVNVASLSGHQAGAFIPHYSSAKAGVISLTKSLALELAAVGIRVNSVSPGFIETPLTEGGLQNEKFVKSIQRNTALERVGKAEEISNVITFAASPEASYMTGTDLLVDGGWLIK, encoded by the coding sequence ATGAGGTTTTCACAATCAATAGCGGTGGTGACAGGTGCAGGCTCCGGTATTGGGAAAGCTACAGCGATGCGCCTATCGGACGAAGGGGCAAAAGTGTTATTGGTAGGGCGGACGAAAGGAAAGCTGGAGGAAGCGGCTGCAGAAATCAATGCCAGGCATACGATTCCCGTGGCCGACATTTTCCCTGCAGATGTTACCGTCGAGGAGGATGTAAAAGAGCTGGCCATGTATGTAAAGGAACAATATCGTGACCTTCACATTTTAATCAATAACGCAGGTGGATCAAAGTCCTCGAAGCTTTTGGATACATCTGCAGCTGATTGGGATATGATTCAGCATGTCAATTTGAAAAGTGTCTTTCTTGTTTCCAAGTACTTGGGGAAAGTGATGGAAGAAGGAGCGGGCACTGGTAATGAAGGCTCCGCCAATCGGGCAATCGTGAATGTGGCTTCACTGTCAGGGCATCAGGCAGGGGCATTCATCCCGCATTACAGCTCTGCTAAAGCAGGTGTCATCAGTTTAACTAAATCATTGGCACTGGAACTCGCTGCAGTCGGCATTCGGGTCAATTCCGTATCACCTGGATTCATTGAAACTCCATTAACGGAGGGTGGATTGCAAAATGAAAAATTCGTAAAGTCCATTCAACGGAACACTGCACTGGAAAGAGTGGGGAAAGCGGAGGAAATAAGTAATGTCATTACCTTTGCTGCTTCCCCGGAGGCTTCCTATATGACTGGGACGGATTTATTGGTGGATGGCGGCTGGTTGATCAAATAG
- a CDS encoding ZIP family metal transporter has product MSGVLLGSILSAMSTGFGALPILFIQGSITHRFRDTLLAFTAGIMMAASLLSLIPESLATGGYIQLVIGVFLGVLTLTIMEKNIPHIDLSHTKSGIKFDEKALLIITAITLHNIPEGLSVGVSYASDTADTGNLIAFAIGLQNAPEGLLVALFLINQKIGKLTAFLIATLTGTIEIITGLLGYYLTSYIGFLVPYGLAFAAGAMLFIVYKELIPESHGDGNERTSTYSFIVGLLFMVILLEVL; this is encoded by the coding sequence ATGAGTGGAGTTTTATTAGGCAGCATCCTATCTGCTATGTCTACAGGGTTTGGTGCGTTACCAATCTTGTTCATTCAAGGTTCAATCACACATCGATTCAGAGATACGCTTCTGGCATTCACCGCTGGAATCATGATGGCTGCTTCGTTATTGAGCCTGATCCCGGAGTCTCTGGCCACCGGAGGGTATATTCAGCTAGTCATTGGAGTTTTTCTCGGGGTATTGACATTAACGATCATGGAAAAAAACATTCCTCATATCGATCTCAGCCATACGAAAAGTGGCATTAAGTTCGATGAAAAAGCTTTGCTCATCATCACTGCCATTACACTTCATAATATTCCTGAGGGTCTTTCGGTCGGGGTCAGTTATGCCTCTGATACAGCTGATACAGGTAACTTGATCGCTTTTGCCATCGGCCTGCAAAATGCTCCGGAAGGCTTACTGGTAGCCTTGTTTTTAATTAATCAAAAAATCGGTAAACTCACAGCGTTCCTGATAGCAACCTTAACCGGTACCATCGAAATAATTACAGGGTTATTGGGTTATTATTTAACCTCTTACATTGGGTTCCTGGTTCCATACGGCCTAGCTTTCGCCGCCGGGGCCATGCTTTTCATCGTTTATAAGGAATTGATTCCTGAAAGCCATGGGGATGGTAATGAACGCACATCTACCTATTCCTTCATTGTCGGCCTTTTGTTCATGGTAATATTATTGGAAGTTTTGTAA
- a CDS encoding B12-binding domain-containing radical SAM protein, whose translation MNIIISTLNAKYIHTSLSIRYLKAYAQPDYDVQLAEYTIKDPIMNIVGDLHSKKPDVIGFSCYIWNIEETMKVVAMLKKINPGLVIILGGPEVTYDVGEWLDQIPGADFIVIGEGEVTFKALLSEIEGSNDYKKVGGIAYRQDGKKIIQPQNGKVDLKSLPTPYRLEEDRGDLSKRVTYIETSRGCPFSCQFCLSSIEVGVRYFDREKIKEDIRYLMSNGAKTIKFVDRTFNISRSYAMEMFQFLIDEHLPGVVFQFEITADIMRPEVIQFLNDNAPAGLFRFEIGVQSTNDHTNDLVMRRQNFEKLTRTVTMVKEGQKIDQHLDLIAGLPEEDYHSFRKTFNDVFELRPEEMQLGFLKMLRGTGLRIRADEHQYIYSEHAPYEILGNNVLSFDDIVRIKQVEDVLEKYWNDHRMDHTTEYLVQTVFQSPFDFFQDFGTYWDEQGWSRIGHQLEDLFRRLQQFLASRESAELKNIIGLMKLDYFMNQKYKPRKPWWEAPLDKNGRKEIYEDILNNPEQLGSSFTALALNEKEIHKHTLLEALPFDLETYLAEGTIVDKPSFMLAYFDPSGKGSTIFPLSKSGSIML comes from the coding sequence ATGAATATAATAATCAGTACTCTTAATGCAAAATATATCCATACATCGCTATCCATCCGATATTTAAAAGCTTATGCCCAGCCAGATTATGATGTACAGCTGGCAGAATATACAATAAAAGATCCGATTATGAACATAGTTGGTGACCTTCATTCCAAAAAACCTGATGTAATCGGGTTCAGCTGCTATATTTGGAACATCGAGGAAACAATGAAGGTCGTAGCCATGCTGAAGAAGATCAATCCAGGATTGGTTATCATCCTGGGCGGACCTGAAGTCACCTATGATGTTGGGGAATGGCTTGATCAGATTCCCGGGGCTGATTTCATCGTAATTGGCGAAGGTGAAGTCACCTTTAAGGCCCTTTTATCAGAAATCGAAGGTTCGAATGACTATAAGAAGGTCGGCGGCATTGCGTATCGGCAGGATGGGAAAAAAATCATCCAGCCTCAGAACGGCAAGGTAGATTTGAAATCCCTCCCTACTCCATATCGTTTGGAGGAAGACCGTGGCGACCTATCTAAACGTGTCACCTATATCGAAACTAGCCGAGGCTGCCCTTTTAGCTGCCAATTTTGCCTTTCATCGATTGAAGTGGGTGTCAGGTATTTTGATCGTGAAAAGATTAAAGAAGATATCAGGTACCTAATGTCTAATGGTGCAAAGACCATTAAGTTCGTTGACCGAACCTTCAATATCAGCCGAAGCTATGCCATGGAAATGTTTCAATTCTTAATCGATGAACATCTTCCCGGTGTGGTTTTCCAATTCGAGATCACGGCGGACATCATGCGTCCGGAAGTTATCCAGTTCTTGAACGATAATGCCCCAGCAGGTTTGTTCCGCTTTGAAATAGGGGTACAATCGACGAATGATCATACGAATGATCTAGTTATGAGAAGGCAGAATTTCGAAAAACTGACAAGGACCGTAACCATGGTAAAAGAAGGTCAGAAAATTGATCAGCATTTAGACCTTATTGCCGGTTTACCAGAAGAAGATTATCATTCTTTCAGAAAGACCTTCAATGATGTTTTCGAGCTCAGACCCGAAGAGATGCAGCTTGGTTTCTTAAAGATGCTTCGTGGCACTGGCTTAAGGATACGTGCCGATGAACACCAATATATATACAGCGAACATGCTCCCTATGAAATCCTGGGGAATAATGTTTTATCCTTCGATGACATTGTCCGCATTAAACAAGTTGAAGATGTCCTTGAAAAATACTGGAACGATCATAGAATGGACCATACCACGGAATATCTTGTCCAAACGGTATTTCAATCACCGTTCGACTTCTTTCAAGATTTCGGTACCTATTGGGATGAACAAGGGTGGTCACGAATCGGACATCAGCTTGAAGACTTGTTCAGACGTTTACAGCAGTTTTTGGCTTCCCGGGAATCTGCCGAACTGAAAAACATTATCGGACTCATGAAATTGGATTATTTCATGAATCAAAAATACAAACCACGTAAACCTTGGTGGGAAGCTCCATTAGATAAAAATGGGCGGAAAGAGATATATGAAGATATTCTGAATAACCCTGAACAGCTTGGTTCCTCTTTCACAGCTTTGGCCCTTAATGAAAAGGAAATACACAAACACACATTGCTCGAGGCACTTCCCTTTGATTTGGAAACGTATTTAGCTGAGGGAACAATCGTCGATAAACCATCGTTCATGCTTGCCTATTTTGATCCGAGTGGTAAGGGATCAACAATTTTCCCTCTCTCAAAATCTGGCAGCATCATGCTTTAA
- a CDS encoding quinone oxidoreductase family protein — protein sequence MRAIHFEEYGGPEVLKLTEMERPVPTGHEVLIEIDCVGVNYADTARREGQYVVPTPLPFIPGAEVAGVVVEVGGKVTKIKPGTRVVSLIESGGYSEYALSDEFSAIPLPDAIQFHEAVALPLQGLSAYHILKTMGRMQQGDTVLVHAAAGGVGTIAVQLAKIFGAGKVIATASTVEKLELAKEMGADELIDYTKEGWEMEVREVTGGKGVDVALEMAGGDIFNKTLKCLAPFGRLVVFGNASRKPYTMNPQQLMRRNQSVVGFFLPQIMKHPDLLLPSIQELFAYVASGELKLTIGGIYPIEKAAAVHEEMNARQTKGKLILQVK from the coding sequence ATGAGAGCCATTCATTTTGAAGAATACGGCGGACCGGAAGTACTGAAATTGACTGAAATGGAAAGACCAGTGCCAACTGGGCATGAAGTTCTGATTGAAATCGATTGTGTCGGCGTCAATTATGCAGATACAGCCAGAAGGGAAGGGCAATATGTAGTACCTACGCCGCTTCCGTTCATTCCAGGTGCGGAAGTGGCGGGAGTTGTGGTGGAAGTTGGTGGAAAGGTGACTAAAATCAAACCTGGTACAAGGGTCGTGAGTTTAATTGAATCAGGTGGATATTCAGAATACGCCCTATCTGATGAATTCTCGGCCATTCCGCTTCCTGATGCCATTCAGTTCCATGAAGCTGTTGCCCTGCCCCTGCAAGGCCTGAGCGCCTATCATATTTTAAAGACAATGGGACGCATGCAACAGGGGGATACGGTATTGGTCCATGCTGCTGCAGGTGGAGTAGGAACGATTGCTGTCCAGCTAGCCAAAATCTTCGGAGCTGGAAAAGTGATTGCCACAGCCAGCACAGTGGAAAAGTTGGAACTGGCTAAAGAGATGGGGGCAGATGAACTCATCGATTACACGAAAGAAGGATGGGAAATGGAAGTCCGTGAGGTCACGGGAGGAAAGGGAGTCGACGTGGCGCTGGAAATGGCTGGAGGGGATATTTTCAATAAAACATTGAAATGTTTGGCACCATTTGGACGTCTAGTTGTTTTTGGTAATGCCAGCCGTAAGCCTTATACGATGAACCCGCAGCAATTAATGAGGCGCAATCAATCCGTCGTAGGTTTTTTCCTGCCACAGATCATGAAACACCCAGATTTACTGTTGCCCAGCATTCAAGAACTTTTTGCATACGTCGCGTCTGGGGAACTTAAGCTAACCATCGGCGGAATCTATCCAATTGAAAAGGCAGCAGCCGTCCATGAGGAAATGAACGCCCGTCAAACAAAAGGGAAGTTGATTTTGCAGGTTAAATGA